One segment of Trachemys scripta elegans isolate TJP31775 chromosome 1, CAS_Tse_1.0, whole genome shotgun sequence DNA contains the following:
- the MTERF2 gene encoding transcription termination factor 2, mitochondrial, with protein MLRGIRNSTTHVFTLSLARSQHCKPLLTLSSLWNNVKDGSVLQHSSYTTDIKSKVENKRTVENLYRLSVDIKKIRRLKEWVLFQDAAYVKETANTLREMGADKTAIANILERCPEAILRTPAEINSQRDLWQSVCQNEKQLVKLIEQFPESFFTVEHHENQKSNVQFFQELGLKNNIISKFFTSAPDIFYKPVEKNKHIVETLQRMYLNLGGSNANMKIWLLKLLSQNPFILLNSATAVQENLEFLQKNDFTDSEVLQLLSRLKGFIFNLSPNTMQKSMFFSKDVFKCSDQELKELVLKCPALLYNSVPILEERLKGLLKEGISVDQIKETPMVLELTTQIVQYRIKKLAALGYNIKNGNLENLNGTKRDFEATYCRIQAKRERPMFNPVAPLD; from the coding sequence ATGTTGAGAGGAATCAGGAATAGTACAACACACGTGTTTACACTTTCGTTGGCTAGATCTCAGCACTGCAAACCACTGTTGACTCTCTCATCCCTGTGGAATAACGTAAAGGATGGAAGCGTTTTACAGCATTCCAGTTATACAACTGATATCAAATCAAAAGTGGAGAACAAAAGAACTGTGGAGAATCTCTACAGATTATCCGTTGATATTAAAAAAATTCGGAGACTAAAGGAGTGGGTCCTTTTTCAGGATGCAGCCTACGTTAAAGAAACTGCTAACACTTTACGTGAAATGGGAGCCGATAAGACTGCCATAGCAAATATTTTGGAACGTTGCCCAGAGGCAATCCTCCGTACCCCAGCAGAGATAAACTCTCAAAGAGATCTGTGGCAATCAGTatgccaaaatgaaaaacaactgGTCAAATTAATAGAACAATTTCCAGAGTCTTTTTTTACTGTTGAACATCATGAGAACCAGAAATCTAATGTTCAATTCTTTCAAGAGTTGGGACTGAAGAATAATATAATCAGCAAGTTCTTCACAAGTGCACCTGATATTTTTTACAAGCCtgttgagaaaaacaaacatataGTAGAGACATTACAGAGAATGTATCTAAATTTAGGCGGTTCTAATGCCAATATGAAGATCTGGCTTCTGAAATTATTGAGTCAAAAcccatttattttgttaaatagtGCCACAGCAGTTCAAGAGAACTTGGAGTTTCTCCAGAAGAATGATTTCACTGATTCTGAAGTTCTGCAGCTGCTATCCAGGcttaaaggttttatttttaatcttagcCCTAACACTATGCAGAAGAGCATGTTTTTTTCCAAAgatgtttttaagtgcagtgaTCAAGAATTAAAAGAGCTAGTGTTGAAATGCCCTGCTCTCCTCTACAATTCTGTTCCAATTCTGGAAGAAAGACTCAAGGGACTGTTGAAGGAAGGAATTTCTGTAGATCAGATTAAAGAGACACCAATGGTGCTGGAGCTGACAACTCAAATTGTGCAGTACAGAATTAAAAAGTTAGCTGCTTTAGGATacaatataaaaaatggaaatctAGAAAATTTGAACGGAACAAAGAGAGATTTTGAAGCCACTTATTGTAGGATACAAGCAAAGAGGGAGAGACCAATGTTTAATCCTGTTGCTCCTTTAGATTAA